The Comamonas sp. GB3 AK4-5 genome includes a region encoding these proteins:
- a CDS encoding efflux RND transporter periplasmic adaptor subunit: MTDTSKTSPTAAAPAANPQGRRKGLIIVAAAVAVAALGWGGWHWMVARNYQTTDNAYVAGNVVQITPQVGGTVIRIGADDTDYVKPGQLLVQLDAADALVALSQAEAQLAQTVRQVRTLYANNAPLVAQVAQRQADLLRLQADLARAKDDVERRRPLTATGAVGKEEFDHAQTVLKTASNAVTAADAAVRAAQAQLVAAEAQTQGSTAAEHPSVLAAAAKVREAYLALQRTRLLAPVEGYVAKRGVQLGQRVAAGAPLMTVVGLHALWVDANFKESQLAQLRIGQKAELKADVYGDKTVYHGTVVGLGAGTGAAFSLLPAQNATGNWIKVVQRVPVRISLSPEDLAQHPLRVGLSMDAQVEVRDQSGSALAQTPRTEPVAQTAVYDMAMPQAEARIARIVAGQTVPALTQLPEPAPQQAAAPASVPAPESSAAVAPVAAKAAP; the protein is encoded by the coding sequence ATGACCGATACGAGCAAAACTTCTCCCACTGCGGCCGCACCTGCCGCCAACCCCCAGGGCCGTCGCAAGGGCCTGATCATCGTGGCCGCCGCCGTGGCTGTGGCTGCCCTGGGCTGGGGGGGCTGGCACTGGATGGTGGCCCGCAACTACCAGACCACGGACAACGCCTATGTGGCGGGCAATGTGGTGCAGATCACGCCCCAGGTGGGGGGCACCGTCATCCGCATCGGTGCGGATGACACCGACTATGTGAAACCCGGACAGTTGCTGGTGCAGCTGGACGCGGCCGACGCGCTGGTGGCTCTGTCCCAGGCCGAGGCCCAGCTGGCACAGACCGTACGCCAGGTGCGCACCCTGTATGCCAACAACGCCCCGCTGGTGGCCCAGGTGGCCCAGCGCCAGGCCGATCTGCTGCGCCTGCAGGCCGATCTGGCCCGCGCCAAGGACGATGTGGAGCGCCGTCGCCCACTCACGGCTACGGGGGCCGTGGGCAAGGAAGAGTTTGACCATGCCCAGACCGTGCTGAAGACCGCCAGCAATGCAGTGACCGCCGCCGATGCTGCCGTGCGCGCCGCCCAGGCCCAGCTGGTGGCGGCCGAGGCCCAGACCCAGGGCAGCACCGCCGCAGAACACCCCAGCGTGCTGGCCGCTGCCGCCAAGGTGCGCGAGGCCTATCTGGCGCTGCAACGCACCCGTTTGCTGGCGCCCGTGGAAGGCTATGTGGCCAAGCGTGGCGTGCAGCTGGGCCAGCGTGTGGCCGCAGGCGCGCCCTTGATGACGGTGGTGGGCCTGCATGCTCTGTGGGTGGACGCTAACTTCAAGGAAAGCCAGCTGGCCCAGTTGCGCATAGGCCAGAAGGCCGAGCTCAAGGCCGATGTGTATGGCGACAAAACCGTCTACCACGGCACCGTGGTGGGCCTGGGCGCAGGCACGGGCGCGGCTTTTTCGCTGCTGCCGGCGCAAAACGCCACCGGCAACTGGATCAAGGTGGTGCAACGTGTGCCGGTGCGCATCAGCCTGTCGCCGGAAGACCTGGCCCAGCACCCGCTGCGCGTAGGCCTGTCCATGGATGCGCAGGTGGAAGTGCGCGACCAGAGTGGCAGCGCATTGGCGCAGACGCCGCGCACCGAACCCGTGGCCCAGACCGCGGTGTATGACATGGCCATGCCCCAGGCCGAGGCGCGCATTGCCCGCATCGTGGCCGGCCAGACCGTTCCGGCCTTGACGCAGCTGCCTGAACCAGCGCCTCAGCAAGCCGCAGCACCCGCATCGGTGCCCGCGCCAGAGTCGTCGGCCGCTGTTGCGCCCGTGGCCGCCAAGGCTGCACCGTAA
- a CDS encoding efflux transporter outer membrane subunit has protein sequence MQAFPRLIPRPWLGALVALALAGCASQGPAHAPLASLTPDQLGLHSAAPGADADADAAILPAAQWWAQLGDAQLNQLIAQALQDSPSLAASQARLDKAMALATASSTATDVRGSISADATRQRYTANGLVPAPVAGNTYNNANLSAGLSWTPDFFGKHGAELEAALGQARAAQADRAAAATQLAGQVARNYVALARLLAQHEVAQRTLAQRQSLLRLSQQRTAAGLDSQVELTQAQAGLPDARTQVEMLDEQITLVRRTIAVLCAQAPDAQRALAPRLAQLQLQAVPTVLGADLLGRRPDVVAARWRVEAATRGIDSAKADFYPDINLTAFVGLSALGFDNLFKGSSRQLGVTPALRLPIFDGKRLRAQLRGTQADLDLSIAQYNGVLLQAVKEAGDGIASAQSLQRQQQLQAESLAKAERAYDFAVQRYQAGLTGQVVVLNTETQVIAQRRLAVDLRARELDTRIVLMQALGGGWQDDTAKVQLSQR, from the coding sequence ATGCAAGCATTCCCCCGTTTGATTCCTCGTCCCTGGCTGGGCGCTCTGGTGGCGCTGGCGCTGGCCGGCTGTGCCTCACAAGGCCCGGCCCATGCGCCCCTGGCAAGCCTGACGCCCGATCAGCTCGGCCTGCACAGCGCGGCGCCCGGTGCCGATGCCGATGCCGATGCCGCCATCCTGCCTGCTGCACAGTGGTGGGCCCAGTTGGGTGATGCCCAGCTGAACCAGTTGATCGCCCAGGCCCTGCAGGACAGCCCCAGCCTGGCCGCCAGCCAGGCTCGGCTGGACAAGGCCATGGCTCTGGCCACGGCCAGCAGTACCGCTACCGATGTGCGCGGCAGCATCAGCGCCGACGCCACGCGCCAGCGCTACACCGCCAATGGCTTGGTCCCCGCGCCTGTCGCCGGCAATACCTACAACAACGCCAATCTGAGTGCCGGCCTGTCGTGGACGCCGGACTTCTTCGGCAAGCATGGTGCCGAGCTGGAGGCCGCCCTGGGCCAGGCCCGTGCGGCCCAGGCCGACCGCGCTGCCGCTGCCACCCAGTTGGCCGGGCAGGTGGCGCGCAACTATGTGGCCCTGGCCCGCTTGCTGGCCCAGCATGAGGTAGCCCAGCGCACGCTGGCCCAGCGCCAGTCGCTGCTGCGCCTGAGCCAGCAACGCACGGCCGCCGGGCTGGACAGCCAGGTGGAGCTGACCCAGGCCCAGGCCGGTCTGCCCGATGCCCGCACTCAGGTGGAAATGCTGGACGAGCAAATCACCCTGGTGCGCCGCACCATCGCCGTGCTGTGCGCCCAGGCGCCGGATGCCCAGCGGGCGCTGGCGCCCCGGTTGGCCCAGTTGCAGCTGCAGGCCGTGCCCACGGTGCTGGGCGCCGACCTGCTGGGCCGCCGCCCGGATGTGGTGGCCGCACGCTGGCGGGTGGAGGCGGCCACGCGCGGTATAGACAGTGCCAAGGCCGACTTTTACCCGGACATCAACCTCACGGCTTTTGTCGGCCTGTCGGCCCTGGGTTTTGACAATCTGTTCAAGGGCAGCTCGCGCCAGCTGGGCGTGACGCCAGCCTTGCGCCTGCCGATTTTTGATGGCAAGCGCCTGCGTGCCCAGCTGCGCGGCACCCAGGCCGATCTGGACCTCTCCATCGCCCAGTACAACGGCGTGCTGCTGCAGGCCGTGAAGGAGGCGGGCGACGGCATTGCCTCGGCGCAATCGCTGCAGCGCCAGCAGCAGCTGCAGGCCGAATCCCTGGCCAAGGCCGAGCGCGCCTACGACTTTGCCGTGCAGCGCTACCAGGCCGGCTTGACGGGCCAGGTGGTGGTGCTGAACACCGAAACCCAGGTGATTGCCCAGCGCCGCCTGGCCGTGGACCTGCGTGCCCGCGAGCTGGACACCCGCATCGTGCTGATGCAGGCCCTGGGTGGAGGCTGGCAGGACGACACCGCCAAGGTGCAGCTGAGCCAACGCTGA
- a CDS encoding MarR family winged helix-turn-helix transcriptional regulator — MELDAPPDAAQTLPLPPSDFYSPGSYTPMESAGFLMRRVLSSILQQADGQLAQHDLTYVQWLPLYKLLLCSDNNSSTSLARDLGMDPASITRALDRIEAKGLLRRVRSTTDRRCVHLELTEQGRAVASEVPAVLTGVLNAHLAGFSHDECRQLLQMLQRMLRNGEALRPAAVADPPAGS, encoded by the coding sequence ATGGAATTAGACGCCCCTCCAGACGCTGCCCAGACCTTGCCGCTGCCACCTTCGGACTTCTACAGCCCCGGCAGCTACACGCCCATGGAAAGCGCCGGCTTTCTGATGCGCCGCGTGCTCAGCTCCATCCTGCAGCAGGCCGACGGCCAACTGGCCCAGCATGACCTGACCTATGTGCAGTGGCTGCCGCTGTACAAGCTGCTGCTGTGCAGCGACAACAACAGCAGCACCAGCCTGGCGCGCGACCTGGGCATGGACCCGGCATCCATCACCCGCGCGCTGGACCGCATCGAGGCCAAGGGCCTGCTGCGGCGCGTGCGCTCCACCACCGACCGGCGCTGCGTGCACCTGGAGCTCACCGAACAGGGCCGTGCCGTGGCCAGCGAGGTGCCGGCCGTGCTGACCGGGGTGCTCAATGCCCACCTGGCCGGCTTCAGCCACGATGAATGTCGGCAACTGCTGCAGATGCTGCAGCGCATGTTGCGCAACGGCGAAGCCCTGCGCCCCGCAGCGGTGGCAGACCCCCCTGCCGGCAGCTAA
- a CDS encoding SDR family oxidoreductase has product MRAAGKSTIVTGAGSGIGEGIARRLAAEGARLIVNDIDAAKGEAVAASIRAAGGEAQFIQADMTRSADVQALVARTLQHYGRLDVFINNAGWTHRNRPMLEVSEAEFDRVYAVNVKSIYLSAVHGVPAMRANPPLADGRPSGGSFINIASTAGLRPRPGLTWYNGSKGAVITTSKSMAAELGPDQIRVNCINPVFNPDTGLAAEFAGGPVDDARRAKFLATIPLGRFSTAQDVANAALYLASDEAAFVSGVCIEVDGARCV; this is encoded by the coding sequence ATGCGTGCAGCAGGCAAATCCACCATCGTCACCGGCGCCGGCAGCGGCATTGGAGAAGGCATTGCGCGGCGGCTGGCCGCCGAAGGAGCGCGCCTCATCGTCAATGACATCGATGCCGCCAAGGGCGAGGCCGTGGCCGCCAGCATTCGCGCCGCAGGGGGCGAGGCCCAATTCATCCAGGCCGATATGACGCGCAGCGCCGATGTGCAGGCCCTGGTGGCGCGCACGCTGCAGCATTACGGGCGGCTGGATGTCTTCATCAACAACGCCGGTTGGACCCACCGCAACCGCCCCATGCTGGAAGTGAGCGAGGCTGAGTTCGACCGGGTGTATGCCGTCAATGTGAAAAGCATCTATCTCTCTGCCGTGCACGGTGTGCCGGCCATGCGCGCCAACCCACCGCTGGCCGATGGCAGGCCCAGCGGCGGCAGCTTTATCAATATCGCCTCCACCGCCGGCCTGCGCCCCCGGCCGGGGCTGACCTGGTACAACGGCTCCAAGGGCGCGGTGATTACCACCAGCAAGTCCATGGCGGCCGAGCTGGGGCCAGACCAGATCCGCGTGAACTGCATCAACCCCGTGTTCAACCCCGACACCGGCCTGGCTGCCGAGTTTGCCGGCGGCCCGGTGGACGATGCCCGCCGCGCCAAGTTTCTGGCCACCATTCCGCTGGGCCGTTTTTCTACTGCACAGGACGTTGCCAACGCGGCCCTGTACCTGGCCAGCGACGAGGCTGCCTTTGTCAGCGGCGTGTGCATAGAGGTGGACGGCGCACGGTGCGTGTGA
- the moaA gene encoding GTP 3',8-cyclase MoaA translates to MVDRVIPVLPQRPAPLQPPLSAAAAAPSGVLRDALGRSLHDLRISVTDRCNFRCAYCMPKEIFDKDYQYYLPHASLLSFEEITRLARQFALHGVRKLRLTGGEPLLRKNVEALIAQLAQLRTPDGQPLDLTLTTNGSLLRRKAQALKDAGLHRVTISLDGLDDTVFRRMNDVDFPVADVLDGIAAAREAGLSHIKVNMVVKRGTNEDQILPMARHFRGTGVTLRFIEYMDVGATNGWCMDEVLPSAEVIALLQRELPLVPLSASAPGETAQRWGYAGSDGQHDPALGEVGVISSVTHAFCGDCNRLRLSTEGQLYTCLFANQGWDLRQLLRDGAGDEQLAAAIAAIWQGRSDRYSELRSQLPPSLASATPQRRIEMSYIGG, encoded by the coding sequence ATGGTCGACCGAGTGATTCCCGTACTGCCGCAGCGCCCTGCACCGCTGCAGCCCCCGCTGTCCGCTGCCGCAGCCGCGCCCTCTGGCGTGCTGCGGGATGCACTTGGCCGCTCCTTGCATGATTTGCGCATCAGCGTCACCGACCGCTGCAATTTCCGCTGTGCCTATTGCATGCCCAAGGAAATCTTCGACAAGGACTACCAGTACTACCTGCCGCATGCGTCCCTGCTTTCCTTTGAGGAAATCACCCGCCTGGCCCGCCAGTTCGCCCTGCATGGCGTGCGCAAGCTGCGCCTGACCGGGGGCGAGCCCCTGCTGCGCAAGAACGTGGAAGCCCTGATCGCCCAGCTGGCCCAGTTGCGCACCCCCGACGGCCAGCCGCTGGATTTGACGCTGACCACCAATGGATCGCTGCTGCGCCGCAAGGCCCAGGCCTTGAAGGACGCCGGCCTGCACCGCGTGACCATCAGCCTGGACGGGCTGGACGACACCGTGTTCCGCCGCATGAACGATGTGGACTTTCCCGTGGCCGATGTGCTGGATGGCATTGCCGCTGCGCGTGAGGCCGGGCTCTCGCACATCAAGGTGAATATGGTGGTCAAGCGCGGCACCAACGAGGACCAGATCCTGCCCATGGCCCGCCACTTTCGCGGCACGGGCGTGACACTGCGCTTTATCGAATACATGGACGTGGGTGCCACCAATGGCTGGTGCATGGACGAAGTCCTGCCCTCCGCCGAGGTCATCGCCCTGCTGCAGCGCGAGCTGCCCCTGGTGCCGCTGTCAGCCAGCGCACCCGGTGAAACCGCGCAGCGCTGGGGCTATGCCGGCAGCGACGGCCAGCACGACCCGGCCCTCGGTGAGGTGGGCGTGATCAGCAGCGTCACCCATGCTTTTTGCGGCGACTGCAACCGCCTGCGCCTGTCCACCGAAGGCCAGCTCTACACCTGCTTGTTTGCCAACCAGGGCTGGGATTTGCGCCAGTTGCTGCGCGATGGGGCGGGCGACGAGCAGTTGGCCGCCGCCATTGCCGCCATCTGGCAGGGCCGCAGCGACCGTTACTCCGAGCTGCGCAGCCAGCTGCCGCCCTCCTTGGCTTCGGCCACACCACAGCGGCGCATTGAGATGAGCTATATCGGGGGGTGA
- the mobA gene encoding molybdenum cofactor guanylyltransferase MobA — MIVASDITGLVLAGGRGSRMGGVDKGLQPFTGLPLARHALQRLAPQVGGMLLNANRHLDTYRSWGTPVVTDTEADYPGPLAGFLAGLLHCPTPWVLAVPCDTPRFPTDLAARMAAAAHAAGAPLAVALAPESEAGHAGVLRAQPAFCLIHRSLLDSLQRFVSEGGRKIDRWTAQHPLAQACFDQAGDDPLAFANANTLQELQALEALTTTPTDPENG, encoded by the coding sequence ATGATTGTTGCTTCTGACATCACCGGTCTGGTACTGGCCGGCGGCCGTGGCAGCCGCATGGGCGGGGTGGACAAGGGCTTGCAGCCTTTTACCGGCCTGCCGCTGGCCCGCCACGCCCTGCAACGCCTGGCGCCCCAGGTGGGCGGCATGCTGCTCAACGCCAACCGCCACCTCGATACCTACCGCAGCTGGGGCACGCCCGTGGTGACCGACACGGAGGCCGATTACCCCGGCCCCCTGGCCGGCTTTCTGGCCGGGCTGCTGCACTGCCCCACGCCCTGGGTGCTGGCCGTGCCCTGCGATACGCCGCGCTTTCCGACCGATCTGGCCGCACGCATGGCCGCGGCGGCCCATGCTGCAGGCGCCCCGCTCGCCGTGGCGCTGGCTCCCGAAAGTGAAGCTGGCCACGCAGGTGTGCTGCGCGCCCAACCGGCTTTTTGCCTGATACACCGCAGCCTGCTGGACAGCCTGCAGCGCTTTGTCAGCGAGGGTGGCCGCAAGATTGACCGCTGGACTGCCCAACACCCGCTGGCCCAGGCCTGCTTTGACCAGGCCGGCGATGACCCGCTGGCTTTTGCCAATGCCAACACCTTGCAGGAGCTGCAGGCACTGGAAGCCCTGACCACCACGCCCACAGACCCGGAGAACGGCTGA
- the glp gene encoding gephyrin-like molybdotransferase Glp, protein MPSVAQLLTTLGAQAGAMRVDQVQALLHALVRPVTETETLPLHQALGRVLAQAVISPVDVPPHDNAAMDGYAFASSLLAGCDAATDAPGDIGLPIAGTVLAGQPWQEVVPPGQALRIMTGAMMPPGLDTVVPFELCQVDAETQQVRFAAASLRAGANRRQRGEELAAGATALAAGTRLGPAELGLVAGLGLPQVCVRRRLRVALFSTGDEILQPGDAPRSGAIYDSNRFALAAALQQLGCEVQDLGAVADEPAALRAILLQAAQADAIITSGGVSSGDADHTQTMLAELGDVAFLRIAMRPGRPLAAGRMQGVNGQSGPLLLGLPGNPVAALLSFALLARPALLQAMGMHTDQAAPAMLQVPLAVPLRKRAGRTEFVRATLVRNAQGRVEAHPTGNQSSAMLSSLVQADALLWLAHAPGDLDAGTLVDALPLHGLF, encoded by the coding sequence ATGCCCTCTGTTGCCCAATTGCTGACCACGCTCGGCGCCCAGGCCGGCGCCATGCGCGTGGACCAGGTCCAGGCCCTGCTGCACGCCCTCGTCCGCCCCGTGACCGAGACGGAAACCCTGCCGCTGCACCAGGCCCTGGGCCGCGTGCTGGCGCAGGCCGTTATCTCACCGGTTGATGTGCCGCCGCATGACAACGCGGCCATGGACGGCTATGCCTTTGCCAGCAGCCTGCTGGCGGGCTGCGATGCCGCTACTGATGCGCCAGGCGACATCGGCCTGCCCATTGCCGGCACCGTGCTGGCCGGCCAACCCTGGCAAGAGGTCGTGCCCCCGGGCCAGGCGCTGCGCATCATGACCGGCGCCATGATGCCGCCGGGGCTGGACACCGTCGTGCCCTTTGAGCTGTGCCAGGTCGATGCCGAAACGCAGCAGGTGCGCTTTGCGGCGGCCTCCCTGCGCGCCGGTGCCAACCGCCGCCAGCGCGGCGAAGAGCTGGCCGCTGGCGCCACCGCCCTGGCTGCGGGCACCCGCCTGGGCCCGGCCGAGCTGGGCCTGGTGGCCGGCCTGGGCCTGCCCCAGGTGTGCGTGCGCCGCCGTTTGCGCGTGGCCTTGTTTTCCACCGGCGACGAGATTCTGCAACCCGGTGACGCGCCCCGCAGCGGCGCCATTTACGACAGCAACCGCTTTGCCCTGGCCGCCGCGCTGCAGCAACTGGGCTGCGAGGTGCAAGACCTGGGCGCCGTGGCCGATGAACCCGCAGCCCTGCGCGCCATCTTGCTGCAGGCCGCACAGGCCGACGCCATCATCACCAGCGGCGGCGTCAGCAGCGGCGATGCCGACCACACCCAGACCATGCTGGCCGAGCTGGGCGATGTGGCCTTTTTGCGCATCGCCATGCGCCCCGGCCGCCCACTGGCCGCCGGCCGCATGCAGGGTGTGAATGGGCAAAGCGGCCCTTTGCTGCTGGGCCTGCCTGGCAACCCCGTGGCCGCCCTGCTCAGCTTTGCCCTGCTGGCCCGCCCGGCCTTGCTGCAGGCCATGGGCATGCATACCGACCAGGCCGCACCCGCCATGCTGCAAGTGCCACTGGCCGTGCCGCTGCGCAAGCGCGCCGGCCGCACGGAATTCGTCCGCGCCACCCTGGTCCGCAATGCCCAGGGCCGGGTGGAGGCCCACCCCACCGGCAACCAAAGCTCGGCCATGCTCAGCAGTCTGGTACAGGCCGACGCCCTGCTGTGGCTGGCACATGCGCCCGGCGACCTGGATGCGGGCACCCTGGTGGACGCCCTGCCCCTGCACGGCTTGTTCTAA
- a CDS encoding tetratricopeptide repeat protein: MSEIDEAVMQSLQQQLQAPHDAEKLQQFVQQLTAQHGPKMEYLCGEWLLSTGKPELALPYLAQAVQAFGQDALVAHNHGEALRQLGQSEAAAREFQRAIGLQPHFLPARRALIDLLEKVLLRIRAAGNAGLAELQAQGLSSLLNDTGNILLDQGQGFSAMDLYRRAVFHMPYSAAALSNLGNVLHMDGQLEQAEHCCRQALEINPKLASAWNNLGNVLAERELEQEAAACYDRAIALDSNLKDQAEQNKWGGTLFNLLHSDRHSDAEVFQRHRSWGLRYPLAHRGGTQTPALDWQPGAVMTVGYLSADFRSHAMRHYLEPLLAGHDPAKVKVVCYAQSPVVDEYTQQLMGYGHLWRPIHGLDDSQLCALIRSDGVHVLVDCLGHTQGSRVTALAHKPAPVLMSYLGYLGTTGLPAMDFRITDAWIDPPGMTEHYHTEQLLRVPGGSLGYMPHWQSPEVNRLPALEKGYITFGSLNKLKKLNVAVVKLWARILHAVPGSRLLLKTKQLADPRSAGRVLGLFESQGIEAARIELQPATSQHLQAYHHIDIALDPFPFGGGATSCDALWMGVPVVTLPGSRSASRLTHCILHSLGCEQWSTVDEDAYVACAVELASHAEHLDEIRQQLRRHMQASPMMRPQAIASRFESLYAQALSRREGLLA; encoded by the coding sequence ATGAGTGAAATCGATGAAGCGGTCATGCAGTCGCTGCAGCAGCAACTGCAGGCCCCGCATGACGCGGAAAAACTGCAGCAATTCGTGCAGCAGCTCACGGCCCAACATGGCCCCAAGATGGAATATCTTTGCGGCGAATGGCTGCTGTCCACGGGCAAGCCGGAGCTGGCTTTGCCCTATCTGGCGCAGGCGGTACAGGCATTCGGTCAAGACGCGCTGGTAGCCCATAACCACGGCGAGGCATTGCGCCAGCTGGGGCAAAGTGAGGCTGCGGCCCGGGAGTTTCAGCGCGCCATTGGGTTGCAGCCCCATTTTCTGCCTGCACGCCGTGCATTGATCGACCTGCTGGAGAAGGTGCTGCTGCGGATCCGGGCTGCTGGGAATGCCGGCCTGGCCGAGCTGCAGGCCCAAGGGCTGTCGTCGCTGCTCAATGACACCGGCAATATTTTGCTGGACCAAGGGCAGGGCTTCAGCGCCATGGACCTGTACCGGCGCGCCGTTTTTCACATGCCTTACTCGGCAGCGGCCCTGAGCAATCTGGGCAATGTGCTGCACATGGACGGGCAATTGGAGCAGGCAGAGCATTGCTGCCGGCAAGCCCTGGAGATCAATCCCAAGCTGGCATCGGCTTGGAATAATTTGGGGAATGTGCTGGCCGAAAGAGAGCTGGAGCAGGAGGCTGCTGCGTGCTATGACAGGGCCATCGCGCTGGACAGCAATCTCAAAGACCAGGCGGAGCAAAACAAATGGGGCGGCACGCTCTTCAACCTGCTCCATAGCGATCGCCACAGCGATGCCGAAGTGTTTCAGCGGCACAGAAGCTGGGGTCTTCGGTACCCCTTGGCGCACAGGGGAGGTACCCAGACTCCGGCGCTGGATTGGCAACCCGGGGCGGTCATGACGGTGGGCTATCTGTCTGCCGATTTCAGATCCCATGCCATGCGGCATTACCTGGAGCCGCTGCTGGCGGGCCATGACCCCGCCAAGGTCAAAGTGGTTTGCTATGCGCAAAGCCCGGTGGTGGATGAATACACCCAGCAGCTCATGGGCTACGGCCATCTGTGGCGCCCCATTCACGGCCTGGACGACAGCCAGTTGTGCGCACTGATTCGCAGCGATGGCGTGCATGTCTTGGTGGATTGCCTGGGCCATACCCAGGGCAGCAGAGTCACCGCCCTGGCGCACAAGCCTGCTCCGGTGTTGATGAGCTACCTGGGCTATCTGGGAACGACAGGGCTGCCGGCCATGGACTTTCGCATCACGGATGCGTGGATCGATCCGCCGGGCATGACCGAGCACTATCACACCGAGCAATTGCTGCGGGTGCCGGGCGGCTCGCTGGGCTATATGCCGCACTGGCAATCTCCCGAGGTGAACCGCCTGCCTGCGCTGGAAAAGGGCTACATCACATTTGGCTCGCTCAACAAGCTCAAGAAGCTCAATGTGGCGGTTGTCAAATTGTGGGCACGCATTCTTCATGCGGTTCCCGGCAGCCGCTTGCTGCTGAAGACCAAGCAGTTGGCTGACCCGCGCTCGGCCGGGCGGGTGCTGGGCCTGTTCGAGTCGCAAGGCATAGAGGCCGCGCGCATTGAGCTGCAGCCGGCCACTTCCCAGCATTTGCAGGCCTATCACCACATCGATATTGCGCTGGACCCTTTTCCATTTGGGGGCGGCGCCACCAGCTGCGACGCCCTGTGGATGGGTGTGCCCGTGGTGACCCTGCCAGGCAGCCGCAGCGCCAGCCGGCTGACGCATTGCATTTTGCACAGCCTGGGCTGTGAGCAATGGTCTACCGTGGATGAGGATGCTTATGTGGCCTGCGCGGTCGAACTGGCCAGCCATGCCGAGCACCTTGACGAGATCCGGCAGCAGCTGCGTCGGCATATGCAGGCCTCGCCCATGATGCGCCCGCAAGCCATTGCCTCTCGGTTCGAGAGCCTCTATGCGCAGGCGCTTTCTCGCCGTGAAGGGCTTTTAGCTTAG